A region of Drosophila santomea strain STO CAGO 1482 unplaced genomic scaffold, Prin_Dsan_1.1 Segkk25_quiver_pilon_scaf, whole genome shotgun sequence DNA encodes the following proteins:
- the LOC122756579 gene encoding uncharacterized protein LOC122756579, protein MENVKKTSQSRIRMTRSRILMVIQCIAAEVLRMVATHLQCDCRTFQINVELCSSVKSIKYICKYVNKGSDLAIFEVQNINKNDEIARYQMGRYISSNEAIWHILSFPIHERDPAVQHLAIHLENGQRVYFTEENVLQRAFEAPKTTLTEFFTLCQKPDVFGQFAKTLVYGDVPRYFTWNKSSKKWKPRKQGKPHPSITGIFKAKTLGRLYTVHPKQLECFYLRLLLVNVPGPTSFEFLRTVNGRVFNTYQDECRELQLLEDDNHWDLTLADAALTSTPNNIRQLFAIILTTCYPSQAQTLWEKYKNCMTEDILHRMRQKNQCQNIDYTPEIYNEALVFIEDLCVLISNLPLNY, encoded by the exons CAAAGCCGCATACGAATGACACGATCACGGATATTGATGGTTATCCAATGTATCGCCGCAGAAGTACTGAGAATGGTGGCCACACATTTACAATGCGACTGCCGAACTTTCCAAATCAA TGTTGAGCTTTGCAGTTCTGTTAAATCAATTAagtatatttgtaaatatgtaaacaaagGCAGTGATTTGGCCATATTTGAAGtacaaaacataaataaaaatgacgAAATAGCACGATACCAAATGGGCAGATACATTAGCAGCAATGAAGCTATTTGGCATATTCTCAGCTTTCCCATCCACGAAAGAGATCCTGCTGTCCAACATCTGGCTATACATCTTGAAAACGGTCAACGTGTATACTTCACTGAAGAAAATGTTCTCCAAAGAGCGTTCGAAGCTCCGAAAACGACTCTAACTGAATTTTTTACATTGTGTCAAAAACCTGatgtttttggccaatttgcgAAGACATTGGTGTATGGTGATGTTCCACGTTATTTCACATGGAACAAATCCAGTAAAAAATGGAAGCCACggaaacaaggaaaaccacaTCCTTCCATTACAGGCATATTCAAAGCTAAGACATTGGGGAGACTTTACACGGTACATCCAAAGCAACTTGAATGCTTCTATTTACGTTTGTTATTGGTGAATGTTCCCGGACCAACgtcttttgaatttttgcgaaCAGTTAATGGTCGAGTATTCAATACATACCAGGATGAATGTCGTGAACTGCAATTGCTAGAAGACGATAACCATTGGGACTTAACGCTTGCCGATGCTGCGTTGACATCAACACCGAATAACATTCGTCAGttgtttgcaattattttgacgACATGTTATCCCTCGCAAGCACAAACTTTgtgggaaaaatataaaaattgtatgaCAGAAGACATCTTGCACCGAATGAGACAAaaaaatcaatgccaaaacaTAGATTATACACCAGAGATTTACAATGAAGCATTGGTCTTTATCGAGGATTTATGTGTtcttatttcaaatttaccGCTTAATTATG